The Oncorhynchus kisutch isolate 150728-3 linkage group LG20, Okis_V2, whole genome shotgun sequence genome has a segment encoding these proteins:
- the LOC109865329 gene encoding histone H3.3, protein MARTKQTARKSTGGKAPRKQLATKAARKSAPSTGGVKKPHRYRPGTVALREIRRYQKSTELLIRKLPFQRLVREIAQDFKTDLRFQSAAIGALQEASEAYLVGLFEDTNLCAIHAKRVTIMPKDIQLARRIRGERA, encoded by the exons ATGGCTCGTACCAAGCAGACCGCCCGTAAGTCCACCGGAGGAAAGGCGCCAAGGAAGCAGCTCGCCACAAAGGCGGCCAGGAAAAGTGCGCCATCCACCGGAGGAGTGAAGAAGCCCCATCGTTACAG GCCAGGAACAGTGGCTCTGAGGGAGATCCGTCGTTATCAGAAGTCTactgagctgctgatccgcaaGCTGCCTTTCCAGCGTCTGGTGAGAGAAATCGCGCAGGACTTCAAGACGGACCTGCGTTTCCAGAGTGCTGCCATTGGTGCCCTTCAG GAGGCCAGCGAAGCGTACCTGGTGGGTCTGTTTGAGGATACCAACCTGTGCGCCATCCACGCCAAGCGTGTCACCATTATGCCCAAAGACATCCAGCTGGCCCGCAGGATAAGGGGAGAGAGGGCCTAA
- the LOC109865330 gene encoding RING finger protein unkempt homolog translates to MSKTHTQPPSSSVTTTTGGPSSSSPAGGTTSPANVLNGQPEKPQHYTYLKEFRTEQCPLFVQHKCTQHRPFSCFNWHFLNQRRRRPIRRRDGTFNYSPDVYCTKYDESTGTCPDADECLFLHGTAGDTERRYHLRYYKTGSCIHETDGKGHCGKNGSHCAFAHGSHDLRCPVYDVREVQVMESQGGSGAAEGGGGDGLVASTALIEKILSEEPRWQNNNYVLSHYKTDLCKKPPRLCRQGYACPYYHNSKDRRRSPHKHKYRALPCPAVKHSEEWGDPSKCEGEEGCQYCHTRSEQQFHPEIYKSTKCNDMQQCGSCPRGPFCAFAHLDNKPPISEEPLFQTTSSPPGPLDPYPAHEGCPSPGGRGGRSGSLSGGPFTPLGGLCVAEQGLLGKVLSLCEDVWVGNEPLSPWAREGGYGRAPGYEREDQAKQKSFAMEQCNREMAYHLSKQDLLVFLPVGSPLSLSSSVPSSLAATPPSPAPPGPLHQGHHGAPSPGLSSGMNANALPFYPTCDTVESVVESALDDLDLNVFGMSALERSLDSSSALPRAMLGGNQLQSSAPVNIPGSLCSSAPFSSPSPSPPIRVHQSPFFSAHLSQPGQSESSFLGPSHSSLGLNGMSSSIWEHPSGQGSPGTPPAMLPSMGQSMEASRVRQELDDANRLLKHWGHTWRHTAQAWAVLKSDAEEARGSSGRLALQAERARQDEEEAQRQTSFLQEALDGMRTGENPHLALHQLQLIHRLPEECVVSLQAQLCTCLHTVEQVVYRKQRQCCVLCGGQGSVSEPCRHGLQCDSCSAECPLCPEQTLDQLS, encoded by the exons ATGTCGAAAACACATACACAGCCCCCGTCCTCGTCGGTGACTACGACCACCGGTGGACCTTCCTCCTCCTCGCCCGCAGGAGGCACGACGTCTCCCGCCAACGTCCTGAACGGACAGCCTGAGAAACCTCAACACTACAC GTATCTGAAGGAGTTCAGGACAGAACAGTGTCCTCTGTTCGTGCAGCACAAGTGTACCCAGCACCGACCCTTTTCCTGCTTCAATTGGCACTTCCTGAACCAGCGGCGCCGCAGACCCATCCGCAGGCGGGATGGAACCTTCAACTACAGCCCAGACGTCTACTGTACCAAATACGACGAGAGCACAGGCACCTGCCCTGATGCGGacga ATGTCTGTTTCTGCATGGTACGGCGGGCGACACAGAGCGGCGGTATCATCTGAGGTACTATAAGACGGGCTCCTGTATCCACGAGACGGACGGGAAGGGCCACTGCGGTAAGAACGGCTCCCACTGCGCCTTCGCACACGGATCACATGACCTACGATGTCCCGTCTACGACGTCAG GGAGGTGCAGGTGATGGAGTCTCAGGGGGGGTCGGGGgctgcagagggaggaggaggagacgggctGGTGGCTAGTACCGCCCTCATTGAGAAGATCTTGAGTGAGGAACCCCGTTGGCAGA ataACAACTATGTGTTGTCCCACTACAAGACAGATCTGTGTAAAAAACCTCCTCGTTTGTGTCGCCAAGGTTACGCCTGTCCCTACTACCACAACAGCAAAGACAGGAGGCGGAgtccacacaaacacaaatacag aGCGCTGCCGTGCCCAGCGGTGAAGCACAGTGAGGAGTGGGGAGACCCCAGTAAGTGTGAGGGTGAAGAGGGTTGCCAGTACTGCCACACACGCAGCGAGCAGCAGTTTCACCCCGAG ATTTATAAATCCACCAAGTGTAATGACATGCAGCAGTGTGGCAGCTGCCCCAGAGGCCCCTTCTGTGCCTTTGCACACCTAGACAACA AGCCCCCTATCAGTGAAGAACCCTTGTTTCAGACCACCAGCTCCCCACCAGGCCCGCTGGACCCTTACCCTGCCCATGAGGGGTGTCCCAGCCCTGGGGGCCGAGGTGGGAGGTCTGGGTCTCTGTCTGGAGGGCCGTTCACCCCGTTAGGGGGGTTGTGTGTGGCAGAGCAGGGCCTATTAGGGAAGGTGCTGTCGCTGTGTGAGGACGTGTGGGTGGGAAACGAACCCCTCTCCCCCTGGGCTAGAGAGGGGGGGTACGGTAGGGCACCGGGGTACGAGAGGGAAGACCAGGCCAAACAGAAGAGTTTTGCCATGGAGCAATGCAACAGAGAAATGGCGTACCATCTCAGCAAACAG gaccTGCTGGTGTTCCTCCCAGTGGGTAGTCCTCTGAGTCTGTCCTCCAGTGTTCCCTCCAGCCTGGCAGCCACCCCTCCCAGCCCGGCCCCTCCAGGACCCCTCCACCAGGGCCACCACGGAGCCCCATCACCAGGCCTTTCCTCAGGCATGAATGCCAACGCACTGCCCTTCTACCCCACCTGCGACACCGTTGAGTCTGTAGTTG AGTCAGCTCTGGATGACCTGGACCTGAATGTCTTTGGGATGTCTGCCCTGGAGAGAAGCCTGGACAGCAGCTCAGCTCTGCCCCGAGCCATGCTGG GAGGGAACCAGCTCCAGAGTTCGGCTCCTGTCAACATCCCAGGATCCCTCTGCAGCTCCGCCCCTTTCAGCTCACCCTCGCCCTCGCCACCAATCAGAGTCCACCAGTCACCATTCTTCTCCGCTCATCTGTCGCAGCCCGGCCAATCAGAAAGCAGCTTCTTGGGGCCATCTCATAGCTCTCTAG GTCTGAATGGTATGAGCAGTAGTATCTGGGAGCACCCGTCAGGCCAGGGTTCTCCCGGTACACCGCCGGCCATGCTACCCTCCATGGGCCAGAGCATGGAGGCATCCCGGGTCCGACAGGAACTAGACGATGCTAACAGACTACTGAAACACTGGGGCCACACCTGGAGACATACAGCACAG GCGTGGGCGGTGTTGAAGTCGGATGCGGAGGAGGCTCGTGGCTCGTCCGGTAGGTTAGCTTTACAAGCGGAGCGTGCCAGGCAGGATGAGGAGGAGGCGCAGAGACAGACCTCCTTCCTCCAGGAGGCGCTGGACGGCATGAGGACAGGAGAAAACCCCCACCTGGCCCTGCACCAGCTACAGCTGATCCACAGACTGCCTGAAGAGTGTGTGGTCAGTCTGCAGGCCCAGCTCTGTACATGTCTACACACCGTGGAGCAG GTGGTGTATAGAAAGCAGAGGCAGTGTTGTGTGCTGTGTGGAGGGCAGGGCTCAGTCTCTGAGCCCTGTAGACACGGTCTGCAGTGTGACAGCTGCTCTGCAGAGTGCCCCCTCTGCCCAGAACAGACCCTGGATCAGTTATCCTGA